A region of the Deltaproteobacteria bacterium genome:
AGGGAGTTGATACTTTGGTACCTGGGGCGGATCATCTGAAGGCGCTGTTTACCAGGAAGCAGCGGGGTCTTCGCTGGGAGATACTGGTGAGTCTGGGACTCCTTGTGTTCGGAGGGGTGGCTTTCATGGGAACCACCGCCCTCAAGGCGGCTGAGAGGACGATCCTCATCCAGAAGATGGAGGCTTTAACTCAGGTCACCAGGTCACTCCAGGCGGCCCTTGCCGGGTGGTGGGAACTGGGCCGAAAGGATCCGGCGATTCTGGGGGCCATGCTGGAGCGAACGGCCAGGGGAATGGACATATCAAGCATCGTGGTGACGGATTCCGGCGGAAAAATGGTCGCCGGCACCCCTGCCGAGAAGACCCTGACCCCCCTGTCGGATTCCCTGATAACAAAGGCCCTTCAGGCCGAGAGGATCGTAACCCCGGGAAAAATCTCAGGCATATTCCCCGGGACTGCGCCCAAAACCTGGACATTTTACGCGCCCATCTTTTCAGAGGGGGATGTCGTGGGGGCCTTTAGCGCTTCCTTCCCCCTGGAAGGCCTGGGGGTGATCCTGCGGGTCCACCGCAAGATCATCTACTCCTTCGCCATTCTTGACGCCTTCGTCATCCTGCTCTTCGGTATCTGGCTCATAGGGAGGGTCGCGATCCGGCCCATGCTGATGATTTCCGAGGGGGCGCGGGCCCTCGCCGCCGGTGATTACGGGTCCCGGGTCGTGGAAAAAGGGCCCAGAGAGATCGTTGAACTGGCCCGGTCGTTCAACGAAATGGCCGCGAAAATAGAGGGAGCCGTGAGAAAGCAGGATGAGCACATGAGCGCCCTCGAAAAGGCGAACCATGAGTTGCAGTTGGCTCAGCAGGAGATGGTCAGGTACGAGAAACTCGCTTCCGTGGGCAATCTTTCCTCGGGAATAGCCCATGAGATAGGCAACCCTCTGAGCGCCATCCTTGGATACGCAGGTATCCTGCTCAAGGAAGAAAAGGACCCCGAGAGAGGGGAATATCTGATGTACATCGAGAGGGAAACGGAACGGATTCAGCGGATCATCCGTGGGCTGCTTGAATTCTCAAGGCCTCACGAGATCAAGATGGAGGTGATGGACATCAACGATCTCGTCGGCGCTACCCTGGACCTGGTTTCCCCTCAGAAAATATTTTCCCTGATCAATGTCGAGGTGAGCCTGGCCCGGGATCTTCCACCTGTCCATGGTGACAGGCATCATCTCCAGCAGGCTCTGGTCAACATCCTTCTCAACGCTGCACAGGCCATGGGCGGTGAAGGGGATCTTGATGTCACCACCTCACAGCGTAAACTCTCCGGGATCGAGGTTCCAGTGCCCGGGAGGAGAGCTACAGACCACGCGGGGAGAAATTTTGCCGTAATGAGAAAAAGCAGCGGCGGTTTCGTCCGGCTCGGGGAGGGCGATACGGTGGTGACCATCTCCATACGGGATTCCGGGCCCGGTACTCCCCGGGAGATCATCAGCCGGGTTTTCGACCCATTCTTCACCACCAAGGAACCGGGGGAGGGAACGGGCCTTGGCCTGTCCATCGCCTTCGGCATCGTTCAGTCTCATGGCGGCAGGCTCCAACTGAAAAGCGAAGAAGGGCACGGGACGGAGGTGATCATCGACCTGCCTGCGTTTTGACGAAACCAGGAGTCCAGGGTCCAATGTCCAGAGGGAGAAAAGCAGACACCCGGCTTCTGGACTCTGGACTGTTCTTAAAAGTGGGGTAAAAATCGATGGATCTCGAAAAAATACTGGTCGTGGATGACGAGGAGAGCGTCAGGACGATGGTAGCCGTTCTCCTGCAGAAAGAGGGATACCAGGTCAGCAGTTCCGGCTCCGGGGACCAGGCCCTGGAACTCCTGGGCGAAAGGGTTTTTGATCT
Encoded here:
- a CDS encoding HAMP domain-containing protein encodes the protein MVPGADHLKALFTRKQRGLRWEILVSLGLLVFGGVAFMGTTALKAAERTILIQKMEALTQVTRSLQAALAGWWELGRKDPAILGAMLERTARGMDISSIVVTDSGGKMVAGTPAEKTLTPLSDSLITKALQAERIVTPGKISGIFPGTAPKTWTFYAPIFSEGDVVGAFSASFPLEGLGVILRVHRKIIYSFAILDAFVILLFGIWLIGRVAIRPMLMISEGARALAAGDYGSRVVEKGPREIVELARSFNEMAAKIEGAVRKQDEHMSALEKANHELQLAQQEMVRYEKLASVGNLSSGIAHEIGNPLSAILGYAGILLKEEKDPERGEYLMYIERETERIQRIIRGLLEFSRPHEIKMEVMDINDLVGATLDLVSPQKIFSLINVEVSLARDLPPVHGDRHHLQQALVNILLNAAQAMGGEGDLDVTTSQRKLSGIEVPVPGRRATDHAGRNFAVMRKSSGGFVRLGEGDTVVTISIRDSGPGTPREIISRVFDPFFTTKEPGEGTGLGLSIAFGIVQSHGGRLQLKSEEGHGTEVIIDLPAF